GCCGCGATCGAGACGCGCTCGGCGTTGGCGAGGTGAAAGCGGTTCCAGTCGCTCTCGGGCCGCAAGTCGAGCGTCACGAGCTTCAGATCGCGGTCGCCCTGCAGGGCCAGCAGCTCGGCCGGCACGATGAAGACCTCGCGGCGCGCGAGCTGGGGCTGGTACTTGGCGCCCAGTCGCTCCCACTTGGCGTCGAGTGAGGGCTGGCCGAGCGCTGCGACGGCGCCCACGCCGCCGAGGAGCAGCGCCGTGCCGGCCATCGCCTTGGGCCAGTGGACGGGCCGCTCGTGACCGAGCCGTCGCGCCACGAATTTCAGGCCGCCGAAGAAGGCGAGGGCCAGCAGAGCGACCAGCCCCACCGCGGTGGCCGTCGAAACGCCGAAGAGGTCGGTGAGTTGGAGTGGACCGAAGTGGCCGGCGTAGTAGAACGCGCGGAAGTAATCGGCCGTCTCGCCGAAGGCGAACATGCCGAGCAAGCTGCCGAGCACGAAGAAGAACCCGTCGATCTTACCGGTAGCCAACGAGGCCAGCGACGTTCCCGGGCAGTAGCCGCCGATCGCGAAGCCGACGCCAAAGATCAGCCCGCCGAGGGCTACCGAGGGGACGTAGGTCGGATTGACCCAGAGCTGGTCGAGGTCGAGCCAGCGCAGGCCCGAGCTGAGATAGAGCAAGAGCATCGCCGTGACGATCGCCGTGAACATCGCCTGCACGACGCGCAGCTCGCGGAAGTAGAACTGCGCCGCGAGTCGCCGCGCGTCGCCGAAGCCGGTGGACTCGAGCACGAAGCCGAAGGCCAGCCCGATCAGCACCTCGACCAGATGGGCCGACCAGCCGCCCAACGCGAAGGGGCCCATGGCTTAGCCTTCCTCGCGGCCGGGGGTCCATAGTCGCCGCACGAAGAAGGCGCAGCCGTAGGCCCCGGCAAAGCAGGCGAAGAGGAAGATCCACGAACCCACGGCGAGCGTCGCTCCGCCGCTGAGGCCCTGCCCCGAGGTGCAGCCACGCGCCAGCCGGGCGGCATAGCCCACCAGCGCGCCCCCGACGAGGGCGGCGATCCAGCGCACGCGCGCTGTGATCCGCGGACCGTGGAAGGTCTCGAGGCGCACGCGCCGGCGGAGCAGGCCAGAGGTCAGGCCGCCGAGCAGCACGCCACCGATCGACCAGACGATCCAGTGATCGAGAGGCCCGCCGGCGCCGCGCATGAACTCGGCCACGGCCGGGGTGCGGGCCACATGGCGCGGGGCGACGCGCTGCTCGGCCGCGGCCACGAGGCGCGCCGTGCCGCCCGAGCTGCCCAGCCCGTGGCCCGTGACGAAGAACGCCGCAAAGAGCACCAGTCCGAGCATCAGCCCGCCGAAATAGGGATTCCAATAGCGTGGGTTTTCGCCCGGCATCGTCACTCCTTCGGCTTCGGTCGCAATGGGCCGCGTTGGGCGGCGGTGGCCAGCGGTCGCGCCGGCCGATAGGCTAGCGCGCCGTCGCTGCCGCGCTCGAGCGCGCCGTCGAGGGCGACCGTCTCGGCGCTGGCAGCGGCGGCCAACGTCGGCCTCAGGCCACCGGGCAGATAGGGGGCGACGACGAAGGATCGCCGCGCCGCCTCTGAGCTCGGGTGGCAGCGCGCGCAGGCCCGGCTCGCTGCCGCCCCGAGCCCCACGCCGTGGTAAATCGGGTAGGGGCGCAGCTCACCCTGGATGACGGCGCCGGCCGCGCCGAGGGCCGCGATCCCTTTGGCGACCAGCGCCACCTTGGCGGCGGTGTCGAGTCGTAGCTCCCTGTCGGTGACGCGGCCATCGTGGTTACTGTCGAGCGCGGCGATGATCTCGGCGCGATAGCCGTCACGGTCGCGGAAGACCCGCTGCACGAGCGCGGGTGGCACCGGCCGCTTACCGACGATCCAGCGATAACTGGCCACGAGGTTCGCGGGCGTCAGCCGCGTGATCCCGTCGCCACCGCGCGCGCGCACGAGCGCTGGTTCGTAGCCCGCGAGGTAGAGCGTCGCCGGATCGACGACCTCGCCAGCGGCGGGGTCAGCGGCGGCGCTAGCGATGCCGCGGTAGAGCAGGCGAGGGGAGCCGTCCGGGCGCACGACGGTGGCGTCGACGAGCGATCGCGCGGGGAGCGCGAGGCGTGGCACGTGGCAGGCCTCGCAGGCGACCTTGGCGAAGTGCTGCTGCTGGGCCGGCAGCCAGGGGTGCAAACCCTCCAGGCTGTGGCAGCTCTGACAGCGGCGTCGCTCGCCGGGCTTGGCTGCCCGCGCCTTGGCGATCGCGCCGCCGAGCTGCGCGGGCCGTCGGCCGCTGTAGTGGCAGGCACCGCAGCTCACCAGCCGCTGGGCGTGGATATCCCAGGGCTGCCCCTGCTGGTCTTTTTGCATCAGGTTCAACGCCGAGCGGCGTATCGCCTGCCAGGAGAACACCTGGCCGGTCGTTTCCGTCACCCACTGCGTGCCGTCGAGGACGACGTTCAGCGGCGCGCTGCCGTTATCGACCAGGCCATGGCAGGCGCCGCAGCTCGCTTCGCCCGTCCGCCCGAGCTTTAGCTCTACCGCGCCCTCGGCGTCGAAGGCCGCGGGACGCCAGCGCCAGCGTTGCGCGGCCGCCTCCTCGATCAGCGCGGCGGGCAGCGTGGCGCCGATCGACCACTCCGGCTGATCGCTGGCCAGGGCGCGCCCTCGCGCCGCGTGATCGGCGGCCTCGAGATGACAGAGGAAGCAGTTGGTTTCTTCGCCCGTGGCGGGGGGCAGGCGGGGCCCCCAGCGCAAGAGCTCGCTGCGTGGCTGCGGCAAGGCCTCCAGCGCGAGCCCTGCGTGCAGGCGGTGGGTCGCCACGAAGCTCGCGTCCGCCAGCTCATGGCAGCCGCCGCAGGTCTGGGCGGTAGAGAGCGGCGCGGCGCTCTCAAATACCGATTGTCCGACGCGGTCCTTGAGCGTGATTCGCGGATGCTCCACGGCCTCGCGCGCGAGCGGGTCACGCGGATAGCCCAGGGCCCGCCAATCGAGGCGTCCGCGCTCGCCGTGACAGTCGCGGCAGGTCAGGGCCGCTTCCTTCCGTTGCACCATATGCGAGAGCGGCCAGAACATCTCCGTCGCCGCGAAGCCGTAGCGTCCGCTGTAGGGCAGCCCCGTGGCTTTCGCCCCCTCACGCGCCGCGAGGTCCCAGTCGAACTTGGTCCAGTAGCCCTTCGGCCCGCTGGTATTGGGCAGCAGCAGGTGGCGATGGTCTTGGTCGTAGAGCTGCTTGCCCAGATGGCGCTTGAAGGGCCAGAGCTTGGCGCTGGGATCGTGGCGGTCGCCGAGCGGTGAGGTGATCGCGGTCACGCCGCCGGGGTCGATCTTGTCGCCCAGCAGGTAGCGCGTCGAGCGCCCGTTGTACCAGCGGTACTCGGGGAGGGCGCCCTTGGCCCAGGTGAAGCGGCCCTTGATCTT
The Pseudomonadota bacterium DNA segment above includes these coding regions:
- a CDS encoding tetrathionate reductase family octaheme c-type cytochrome — protein: MDPHGLIVKSTRTRRGELARRDGRPRSFRAGALVVGAACFVCYAAGCERNPTAGLGLAQLPLRPPPVSHSTFFDTPFRDGPAVTRACLECHPRAARELMSTVHWTWQGDPVSVPGHRGLHRIGKKNAINNFCIGISSNWGACTSCHAGFGWNGPDFDFNNPSLVDCLVCHDQSGTYSKQAKGAGLPDPSVDLLAVARSVGRPRRANCGACHFMGGGGDAVKHGDMDRSLLFPSEGVDVHMGRLELQCVDCHRTQNHRLRGRAMSVSVESAHQVSCGDCHAAQPHHDSQLNRHTARVACQACHIPSMSVTEGTKLSWDWSEAGKDLPSTDPHAYLKIKGRFTWAKGALPEYRWYNGRSTRYLLGDKIDPGGVTAITSPLGDRHDPSAKLWPFKRHLGKQLYDQDHRHLLLPNTSGPKGYWTKFDWDLAAREGAKATGLPYSGRYGFAATEMFWPLSHMVQRKEAALTCRDCHGERGRLDWRALGYPRDPLAREAVEHPRITLKDRVGQSVFESAAPLSTAQTCGGCHELADASFVATHRLHAGLALEALPQPRSELLRWGPRLPPATGEETNCFLCHLEAADHAARGRALASDQPEWSIGATLPAALIEEAAAQRWRWRPAAFDAEGAVELKLGRTGEASCGACHGLVDNGSAPLNVVLDGTQWVTETTGQVFSWQAIRRSALNLMQKDQQGQPWDIHAQRLVSCGACHYSGRRPAQLGGAIAKARAAKPGERRRCQSCHSLEGLHPWLPAQQQHFAKVACEACHVPRLALPARSLVDATVVRPDGSPRLLYRGIASAAADPAAGEVVDPATLYLAGYEPALVRARGGDGITRLTPANLVASYRWIVGKRPVPPALVQRVFRDRDGYRAEIIAALDSNHDGRVTDRELRLDTAAKVALVAKGIAALGAAGAVIQGELRPYPIYHGVGLGAAASRACARCHPSSEAARRSFVVAPYLPGGLRPTLAAAASAETVALDGALERGSDGALAYRPARPLATAAQRGPLRPKPKE
- a CDS encoding YeeE/YedE family protein codes for the protein MPGENPRYWNPYFGGLMLGLVLFAAFFVTGHGLGSSGGTARLVAAAEQRVAPRHVARTPAVAEFMRGAGGPLDHWIVWSIGGVLLGGLTSGLLRRRVRLETFHGPRITARVRWIAALVGGALVGYAARLARGCTSGQGLSGGATLAVGSWIFLFACFAGAYGCAFFVRRLWTPGREEG
- a CDS encoding YeeE/YedE family protein; translation: MGPFALGGWSAHLVEVLIGLAFGFVLESTGFGDARRLAAQFYFRELRVVQAMFTAIVTAMLLLYLSSGLRWLDLDQLWVNPTYVPSVALGGLIFGVGFAIGGYCPGTSLASLATGKIDGFFFVLGSLLGMFAFGETADYFRAFYYAGHFGPLQLTDLFGVSTATAVGLVALLALAFFGGLKFVARRLGHERPVHWPKAMAGTALLLGGVGAVAALGQPSLDAKWERLGAKYQPQLARREVFIVPAELLALQGDRDLKLVTLDLRPESDWNRFHLANAERVSIAALPSQRRRLISLPDPSVVILISNDETSATAAWRHLALLGVPNVYVLAGGLNRWIATYGAGSTGVEPITTAVAGDDRLHWRFAAALGDRHPAAALDPEHAPKLPYTPTVKLRPKGKKSGGCG